One window of the Anolis sagrei isolate rAnoSag1 chromosome 5, rAnoSag1.mat, whole genome shotgun sequence genome contains the following:
- the TBC1D15 gene encoding TBC1 domain family member 15: MAAPAGGKVVYEQEGIFIHSSSGNNDDQDSLLSGILRVIEKDTEVIVDWRPMDDSLDSSTILYARKDSSSVVEWVQTPKEKAPRGPEHMNSYEAEWDMVNTVSYKKKPHSNGDATVRTNGESNWSFLFTLTDLKSIKQSKEGMGWSYLVFCLKDDVVLPALHFHHGDSSTLIQLLKKYLVLYESPQDKRILVNCQSIPQSFENILDEPTYGLIQKLKKDPYTATMGGFSKVTHFIFDSLRGNDSSSQQRPSSEMADFISDAIPGLKINQQEEPGFEVITRIDLGKRPEILRRHPVTVEEWTKNMDSEGRVINVDSMKQLIFRGGLCHALRKEVWKFLLGYYPWHSTKEERIHIQKRKTDEYFRMKLQWKSVSEEQEKRNFRLRDYRSLIEKDVNRTDRTNKFYEGQGNPGLILLHDILMSYCMYDFDLGYVQGMSDLLSPILYVMENEVDAFWCFALYMDQMHQNFEEQMQGMKTQLIQLSTLLRLLDSGFCSYLESQDSGYLYFCFRWLLIRFKREFNFQDILRLWEVMWTDLPCQNFHLLICCAILESEKQQIMEKHYGFNEILKHINELSMKMDVEDVLCKAEAISMQMMNCKELPQAVCEVLGLEDSAVTTPDSDAGEEEAAGVIGDPASAHPNSHMPVTVVSGTNEHIEQVTHTVSTN, from the exons GATACTGAAGTGATAGTAGATTGGCGGCCAATGGATGATTCACTAGACTCCTCTACTATTCTGTATGCAAGGAAG GATTCCAGTTCAGTTGTTGAATGGGTGCAGACTCCTAAGGAGAAGGCTCCACGAGGGCCAGAACATATGAACAGTTATGAAGCAGAATGGGATATGGTCAACACAGTCTCTTACAAAAAGAAACCACATTCAAATGGag ATGCTACCGTTCGTACAAATGGAGAAAGCAATTGGTCCTTCCTGTTTACTTTAACAGATTTAAAATCTATTAAACAAAGCAAAGAAGGAATGGGATGGTCTTATTTAGTGTTCTGTTTAAAGGATGATGTTGTCCTTCCAGCTCTTCACTTCCATCATGGAGATAGCAGTACATTGATTCAGTTGCTTAAAAAATATTTGGTGCTCTATGA ATCTCCACAGGATAAAAGGATTCTTGTGAACTGCCAGAGTATTCCACAGtcctttgaaaatattttggatGAACCAACGTATGGTTTAATACAG AAACTCAAGAAGGACCCCTATACAGCAACCATGGGGGGATTCTCCAAAGTGACCCACTTTATATTTGATAGTTTACGAGGAAATGACTCTTCATCTCAACAGAGGCCTTCATCAGAAATGGCAGACTTTATTAGTGATGCTATTCCAGGCCTAAAAATAAATCAACAAGAGGAACCAGGATTCGAAGTCATTACACGA ATTGATTTAGGAAAGCGACCTGAAATTCTCAGAAGGCATCCAGTGACAGTTGAAGAATGGACTAAGAACATGGATTCTGAAGGAAGAGTCATAAATGTTGACTCTATGAAGCAATTGATATTCAGAGGG GGACTTTGCCATGCTTTGAGGAAGGAAGTGTGGAAATTTCTTTTGGGCTATTATCCTTGGCATAGTACAAAGGAAGAGAGAATACATATACAGAAAAGAAAAAC GGATGAATATTTCAGAATGAAGCTTCAATGGAAATCTGTTAGTGAAGAGCAAGAAAAAAGAAATTTTAGACTGAGAGACTACAGAAGCCTTATTG AGAAAGATGTAAACAGAACAGATCGAACAAACAAGTTTTACGAAGGCCAGGGTAATCCTGGGTTGATCTTACTTCATGACATTTTGATGTCATATTGTATGTATGACTTTGACTTGG gCTATGTTCAGGGGATGAGTGACTTGCTTTCACCTATCCTATATGTGATGGAGAATGAAGTGGATGCATTTTGGTGCTTTGCATTGTACATGGATCAAATG CATCAGAATTTTGAAGAACAAATGCAAGGCATGAAGACACAGTTAATTCAACTGAGTACTTTACTTCGGTTGCTAGACAGTGGATTCTGCAGTTACTTGG aatctCAAGATTCGGGTTATCTTTATTTCTGCTTCCGGTGGCTTCTAATAAGGTTCAAAAGGGAATTTAATTTTCAAGATATTCTTCGTTTATGGGAG GTGATGTGGACAGACTTGCCTTGTCAGAACTTCCATCTTCTAATCTGTTGTGCTATTTTGGAATCTGAAAAACAGCAAATAATGGAAAAACATTATGGCTTTAATGAAATACTGAAG CATATCAATGAACTGTCTATGAAAATGGATGTGGAAGATGTGCTTTGCAAAGCAGAAGCCATTTCTATGCAGATGATGAATTGCAAG GAATTGCCTCAAGCAGTCTGTGAGGTTTTGGGATTAGAAGATAGTGCGGTAACAACGCCGGATTCGGATGCTGGGGAAGAGGAGGCTGCTGGTGTAATCGGTGACCCTGCATCAGCACATCCAAATAGCCACATGCCTGTTACAGTTGTCAGTGGGACAAATGAGCACATTGAACAAGTGACCCATACAGTGTCGACCAATTGA